Proteins co-encoded in one Thamnophis elegans isolate rThaEle1 chromosome 1, rThaEle1.pri, whole genome shotgun sequence genomic window:
- the EMC7 gene encoding ER membrane protein complex subunit 7, whose amino-acid sequence MAAGPFSLFGTVFLLAATFQFPSCSWASETPGGGGGDALGAGERFKIEGRAVVPGVKPQDWIAGARVLVDGEEHVGFLKTDGSFVVHDIPSGSYVVEVISPAYKFEPVRVDITSRGKMRARYVNYIKTSEVVRLPYPLQMKSSGPPSYFIKRESWGWTDFLMNPMVMMMILPLLIFVLLPKVVNTSDPDMRREMEQSMNMLNSNHELPDVSEFMTRLFSSKSSSKSTGSSSKIGKSGAGKRR is encoded by the exons ATGGCGGCCGGACCTTTTAGTCTGTTTGGGACAGTCTTCTTGTTGGCGGCGACGTTTCAGTTCCCCTCATGTTCGTGGGCTTCAGAAACGCCCGGCGGCGGTGGCGGGGATGCTCTGGGCGCTGGGGAGCGGTTTAAGATCGAAGGTCGCGCGGTGGTGCCGGGAGTGAAGCCCCAAGACTGGATTGCGGGCGCCCGAGTGCTGGTGGACGGAGAGGAGCACGTCGGCTTCCTCAA GACAGATGGAAGTTTTGTAGTTCACGATATTCCTTCTGGATCATATGTTGTTGAAGTTATATCTCCAGCTTATAAATTTGAACCAGTACGAGTAGATATTACTTCAAGAGGAAAAATGAG aGCAAGATACGTGAATTATATCAAAACATCAGAAGTTGTTCGATTGCCATATCCTCTTCAAATGAAATCTTCGGGGCCTCCTTCATATTTTATAAAGAGAGAGTCTTGGGGATGGACTGACTTTTTAATGAATCCCATG gtTATGATGATGATCCTTCCATTGCTAATCTTTGTATTATTACCCAAAGTTGTCAATACAAGTGATCCTGACATGAGGCGG GAAATGGAGCAATCCATGAATATGTTGAATTCTAACCATGAGCTGCCTGATGTGTCAGAGTTCATGACAAGActtttctcttcaaaatcttccAGCAAGTCTACTGGCAGTAGCAGTAAAATAGGAAAAAGTGGTGCAGGAAAAAGAAGGTAG